DNA from Thermoleophilum album:
CTAGACACCGCAGAGCGACTGCGCCGCCAATTGCCGCCGCTGGCAACCAGAAGAAGAGCGGCGGCACGCGCGGGCGCGCTCGCCGACCCGACGCGCGTAGCGATCGCTTGGGCACTCGCGGAGGGCAGGGAATTGTGCGTCTGTGATCTCGCGTGGGTGCTCGAGCGTTCGCAGAGCGCCGTCTCTCACCATCT
Protein-coding regions in this window:
- a CDS encoding ArsR/SmtB family transcription factor — encoded protein: MPPLATRRRAAARAGALADPTRVAIAWALAEGRELCVCDLAWVLERSQSAVSHHLRRMRDAGLVDYRRRGRTVMYALTKVGAALLAAARTSPTAS